DNA from Tripterygium wilfordii isolate XIE 37 chromosome 15, ASM1340144v1, whole genome shotgun sequence:
GATATatataattctaagaaaatattAATCTCAACCAATTTATTATTTAGATATGATCAGATTTTATATTATGGTAgttataaaataaattgaacttaaactaataaaaaataattatataaataaatatttaaataatttagagTATAATAGAGATAATTTTGAGCATCAATCCTGTTTAGTCTAGAAACTCGATGGGCCTGAGCCTGAGAGGTTGTCATGCCGACAACTGCTTTTTTGgtttaaaataaaatcataataaATCTTTGCATGAatcacatgttttgtttttttttgaattttttttatttaatgttataacctttttttttttttgccttataATTGAGCCACCCCTGGCAAAAGTAGTCCTCTATTGTTCAAATAATTAAAACCATAAACATATAGTACTCACCATGTGAATTAATAaatgtttatgtttttctttcctcttgGGTTTGAGGGAGCAGGAAGGGCGGCCAACATGGTTATAAATAATTTTGGACTTTATCAAAtgatttttgaaacttttttatCACCTGAAAATTTATGAGCCATCATGTGGAATAATTCTAAATAAAGTGATAAAGAAAGTAAGAGGCCATTCTTTTTCCCTGGAAAAATgttataaaaaatagaaaattttaaattttaataaataaaaaagaagacgTCGTTCGAAATCGACTCTTTTCCAAAATATTCTgttttaagggaaaaaaaaagtttatagaGCCGTACTCATCTGCGGACAAACGTACACAATCATGTTTACGGGACTCGCAGGTTTACTGAAATCGAGGGACCGTAATGTTTCATCGCACTATTTCAGGGTCCCTAAATGTCTTTTCCTAACAAATGAGGTACACCTAAACCCTAGCATGCCAAACTCGTGTGTTCttcaaatgataaaaaatttaaatcaatGTTTATTGTCTAGTAATAGTACTGAACACGTGAATGGTGTTAACGTGGCATCAAATATTTGGTTTTGTGGGTCCCACAATCCTTACTGCTCATGATCTAGGAAGTACTCAAAATATGAAATAGTTGTaaatttttcatatgttttgGAACGTTAAAATGTGTTCATTGTAGATATCTAGCGCTAGATTTATCAGCTCGCATCCACAGTGAACACTCTTGTGCTAACACTCCAAATATTAATTGGTTGAGTGGACCCCCGTaggtgaaaaaaataaaagaaaataaagataagcAAGAGACAATGAATGATGTAACATCAATTAATTGATCGAGTGTGTCCCACAAATATTACTCTTTATCAAATTAGagtcacttgaaatatgaagcaTGTATAAAATTCCTAGATGTTTTCGAATGCTAAATTGTGCCTGTTATGAGCAACTGAGTGACTAACACTCCATTTATCAAGTGAGAGCAATTTCTGGtatttgaaaatgcacccaCCGTAGATGctccttttttcttcattttatgtCAGAGGGAGCAAGAAGGGGCTTATGATTATAGATAATTTCGTAACTTTATCAaatgatttttgaaattttttttataaaaatatcaaatatcaatcaaTCGGTGAGCATGGAATGAGTTGCATGTTTATAGCTTTACTTTTCATCAATCAATCAGTGCaataatttgataatttctACCGCAAGAGCCTTTAACCCGGTATAGCCCTTCCCAGTTGCATCACATTTGAGCTTTATTGTGGCTCTATATAAACGGTCACACACAACTACAAGTTTTGCAGAGTCATACAGCAAGAGAAACATGAGGGTCTTGGCAATTATTCTAGCTTTGTTCTTCCATTTCATCGCTCCCGATGCATCGGCAGCAGAACCAAGTGTGATCATAGTCGGAGCTGGAATATCAGGTAATCactgtatctatatatatatatacatgtcctTTAATTATATTGTGAATGTCTCTATTTTGTGTCTGTTACAATGCAGGAATATTAGCAGCAAAGACACTACATGACGCTGGTGTGAGAGATTTCTTGATATTGGAAGGAACGGACAGAATTGGCGGGAGGATGTGTAAAGGCCAGTTTAGTGGACATACAATTGAACTGGGTGCAAATTGGCTTTTCAGTGGTGGGCCTAAGCCCAACATTTTGGTGGACATTGGCAAagaaattaaactcaagaccttCTATAGTGATTATGAGAACATATCATCCAACACCTACAAACAAGAGTATTAATTATTTCATCATTTTTTGATTCATATGTATGATATTGTGGAGATAACATTTcttaacattttctttttctgggtCTATAGAGGAGGATTGTATCCAAAGAACTTGGTGGAAGAAATTGTAAATGTTGGTGCGGCGGAGGCTGAGTTTTGCGCAAACTTTTCGAGAAGGTTGTCGTCGCTTCCGGGGCAGGATGTGGACATGTCGATTTTGGCTGCACAGCGACTATACAGCAACAAGTAATTAACATCTTAACTTCTCTGTATCGTTCCAATTTTAAGTAACAAATAAtggttgatttgtttgaatGATTTCGATAGGGTGCCGACGACTCCGCTTGAGATGGTAATAGATTTCTACTACAATGACTATGAAGATGCAGAGCCACCAAAAGACACAAGCTTGAAGCACACGTATCCTCGCGGTGAATCTGAAGATTTTGGGGAAGATACATACTTTGTTGCGGACCCGAGAGGGTTTGAAAGTGTTGTTCATTATTTTGCTAACAAGTTCCTGTTAAATGAGAATGGAGTTATAACGGATCCTAGGCTCAAACTAAATAAGGTATGACATATATTTTCATTACATAAAAATGTCCAAATTTATGGCAATATATTCCCAGTTCTATATGTATGTGAACTGCTGCTGCAGGTGGTGAGAGAGATCGAATATACAAAGACTGGAGTCACAATGAAAATTGAAGATGGATCGGTGTATAAATCTAAGTATGCAATACTATCTGTGAGCCTTGGAGTTCTTCAGAGCGACCTCATTAGTTTCAAGCCAACATTACCTGTGAGTGTTTGAAATTAATATTGCTTATATGAACCGTAGGAAATCCGAGCCCAAACATATCAAATATATTGTCTATTTTTTGTCACGGATTTGTCCTTCATGATCAATTGTCATTGGTTTTAAAGCCGAGAAAGCTATCATTTGTTTATATAACATTCGATTGGTTATGTCAATATGATGTGGGATATTAGTTTTAACGTGAACACGTACATAATTCCTTTGTTTTCATTtccttaataattttatttttgtccaaATAATATGATTCAGGTGTGGAAAAAAGTGGCAATTTCAGATTTCAACATGGCAGTGTACACCAAAATATTCTTGAAATTCCCTTACACTTTCTGGCCTATTGGTCCCGGAACAGAGTTCTTCCTTTATGCTCATGAAAATCGTGGATATTATCCAATTTGGCaggtacttatatatatatatatatatatatatatatatatatatatatatatatatatatatatataaacatatatataacaaattttATGTGGTTTGCTAGTTTATTTGAAcattctttttttgttgtgaCAGCATTTGGAGAATGAGATTCCAGGATCAAACATATTGTTCGTGACAGTGACAAATGTCGAGTCAAAGAGGATAGAGCAACAATCAGATAATGAAACTTTAGCAGAGATCATGGCAGTGCTCAAGAAAATGTTTGGAAATGACATTCCATATCCAGAAGATATTTTGGTACCTAGATGGTGGAGTCACAGGCTCTACAGGGGTACCTACGCAAATTGGCCCAGTCGATTCAACGAAAAAAGTCATGATCAATTAGGGGTAATCATTAATcaaccaaaataaaattaatcaaaaactatataatatatgatTATATTTATGGTAGGTTTgactaattaaaatattaatgactttttttatttttaatttttgtttgtggATGTATAGGCGCCTATTGGTCCGATCTATTTTACAGGGGAGTACCTAAGTTCAGAATACATAGGATATGTTAGTGGTGCTTATCTGGAAGGTTagttctatttttctctcttgtcACGTGACAAGTCATATGCGGTGTTGGTGtgttcaattaattaattaattaatcatgtgctaattgttaattgcaGGTATTAGAACTGCAAATGATGTGATCAACTGCATCAAGAAGAAATCATGCAGAGGGTTTAAGACCTTGCAAACTGCTCCAAAGGTGCAAATGGGTCGAAAAGCATATGGGCCGAAATAAGATGGTTATGTATCTGAACAATGGGCTGGGCTTCTAGGTTTATGTTGTGGCTGATATTCTCGCTCAATAAAGTGATCTAAGTTGTTAGTTGTGTGTAAGACGTAGGTGCTGGTGGAGAGGTCTGGTTTCTGTCTGGTGTTGGCCTCCAACCTCCCGATTGCTTACTTAGTCTATGGTTGTTGTCGGTCTGTGTGTTCTTGTGTTAGTTGTTGTATtatccacatcaataaaaccaGTCCATTTAACAAAGAAGGAGCCTTCTCTTTTAAAAGTTTGTGCGTTCGATTTCTATCTAAACCCTTTACATATAATTACCATGTACTCGCTTGACACGTCTAGTTTTTGACTAATAAGTTTATTAAGTGCACATTCAAACGATTGTGGCTGCGATTTccatattatattaaaaaatctcCTCTTAATATAAGAGATTGAAAGAGGAGATTATAAGTTCAGAGTACTAAACTTGCTTGTCTAATTGTCGATCGTTTTTGAAATTCCTAAAAACTTCAATTGAACCCGCAAAGCTTTCCCGAATCGAAAGAAGTGACGATGGGCCATGAAGCGACGTTACTCATTAGCTTTCTCGGTTATATAAAATTTCTTTTCGGTTTGTCAATATTTTCAATCAATTAACAATCATTATGACGCATGcggaaacaacaaaaaatatcaaacaaacGTTTAGTCAAAGAAAATGCACTAGAATCTATCAGATTTGAGAGAAACTCTTAAGGGTTTCCAATATATttcttcaaaatcaaagttGATGATCACTAGGGCCGACTATAATCTTGAAAGGGTGGGGAAATGCAAAATCATCCCTAAAATATAAAACCGTCCATTTAAGTTTCTATATAAAAACGTCTTCCTTGTAAATACATGTCACTAGTCATATATCATCACGTTACGGTTGAAGTAAATAATAAACCATAACGATATAATGGTTATGGTGGCAAATTGAGCCTAAAAGTAATCTAACCATCCCATGAAAGACAGAAAATTGAGCTttaattttcatgtatttttagTCATAACCCACTCAATTAACAATTAGGCATAATCAAGCATATCCACGGgatgtcattttcttttgtaatAGAGACCGAgaaatgcctttttttttttttcttagataAGGCCAGTTGTTAAGGCAATGGAGGAGAAATAGACGGTATCGGTATCCTTACCGCTCCATGATTTTGTTTAGGTTAAAAATTGTAGTCCGCTTGATGTATCACAAAAATCTCTGAAGGACCCATCAAGCAGATCTGGGATATTTTAGTCAGGTTCGAAGTTATCCATCTCGCATATTATCAGAACACAAGTTTTTGGGTAGTCCCAGTTAACGTTGAAAGGCCTCCCAAACACAAGACACTGAGAGCGGAGAGGGAGATGATAGGTGTAAATGCATGGGGCATCACTCAAGCAGCATCGTTACCCCAGCTCAGGCCCTTTTGTTGTATTGATTTCTTAGCCAATAAACCCAATAATCTGAACTTTGTTTTAGGTTTGGGTTGCTCTCTTCCTTCTTTATCTCCTAATAAAACCCGTAGAAACCCAAGTTTGGGTTGCCTTTGCAGCGGTAATCAAAGCACTCCGGAGACAACTACTTCTTCCTCGTGTTTGGATTGGGATTGGAATCGATGGACCCGCCACTTCTCTGAAATTGAGCAGGCTGAGAGCTTTACCTCTGTTCTCAGGGTACTAAtttgttcttctctctctctctctgtgttaaTCTCTTAATTTTGCTGGGTCATGTTTTTCTTTGAGAAACAAAATTCTTCCCAATTGCTATAGTTTGTTGAAGATGGTCGTTTATGTCTGTCTCACTGTGATTTTTCTGTCTTAAGGGAGTTTAAGAGAGAAGTTTGCattattattgaatttattGAAGCTGTTGAGAAGTTGATTAAATATTGGTTGAGTTCACACAAAAATGATTCAATCGAATTTATAGATCTCggagtttttttttaaggtAATGGGGAACTTTCGAATCTCAGTAACATGTCTCTTTTAGTTGACCATAAAGTTaacagcttttttttttccctttcgttTTGATCTTACTATCAACACTGATTGATTGTTTGGAGCTTTTATTGGTAGAGGCTTATTTTCGTATCAGCTACTTATCATTCAGTAGCAACTTCCTAGTAGTTATTGTTgatggttgattttttttcctcactACCATGCTGTAGACTATACTGTAAACTATTAATGTTTTGGTTGTGGTTATTTATTTGGAAATTGGATTGAAACAGATTGGCAATTATGTGCTGTTAGAATCAATTTTTATGAGAATGTTCTACCTGTAATTTGATGCTGCAATTTGAGAAGCAAGGTGCTTTGTTGTTTATTTGGTTCATTTCCAAACCGTGGAAAGGCATTAGGAGCAGATGACTTAGATATGCTTTTCAAGTAAAGGTTGAATGAAATTGCTTCATCCATGCTTTACAAGATAATCCTCTTTAAATGTTTTAGGTTGCAAGGGCAGTTGACTTCAGAAAACTTTAGACTTGAACTAAACGTGTTGCTAATTATACTATTCATTTTGGGTGCCAATAACTAGAGTTCACTGCTTTGGAAGCTTACATTTTATGGTTAGAtcgttacttttttttttcttccatagTGTTCTGGCTTTAGCCATTTATTAGAAATCTGTCAATCAACATTTACTTGCATGCCATTTGAATTATTCTTCTAGGTTGGGGCGtctttttaatgttatttaaaTCATAGAGATATATCTCATTGTGGAGAGCTACGGAAAATCATTCTGCAATTGCAATCTGATTGCTTTAGAAATATGTCTTTCTCCGGTCTCCACTGATCAGAACACCTGCATAGTCTATTGTCAGCATGTATTTATCATAATGTCTGATTGAGCTGGATGTACTGTAATATATTATTGTAGCTGGTTAGTGCTTAGAGGTTACCTAATATAGAATAATTAGAGATTCATCCAAACTCTAGGGTGAATAAATAAACTAGATAAACTTTCGTTTGTCTGACTGAAATCATTTTCTCAGTTTCAACTTGAAGATGCAATTGAAAAAGAGGACTTTCAAGAAGCTGGAAAGTTGAAAACGGCTATTACGGAGGCTAATTCGAATGATAGTGTGGCTGAAATAATGTGTCAGTTGAAGGTCAGATCTCCATCCAACTTTCTAGATGTTTAGATTGCTTTTATAAACTTTAGTTATTAATCTTTTGTTCGTCTACAGAGTGCTATAGATGAAGAGCGATACCATGATGCATCAAAGTTGTGCAAGCATACGGGAAGTGGATTGGTAATTCTCGTACCTCTACTGGCTGTTATCTTTAATTGTCTTCCTTTTTCCAGTTTCTACTGAACttctcatgattttgtgcaaatCTTTTTACTTTTATTACCCTTTCTTAGAATGTGCAATTACAAAGAATGATTGAGGTACTATGATTAAAAGATAAGTGGCTAATGTGATAAAAAATTTCTGGTCGCTACACCGTGGGAGACTTAAAAGGTGCTTATTTGAGATTTATCTGGAAAGGCACAGTTATCTGAACTGTTATACTCAATAGATTGGTTATGATTGTCATACATTTAGGATTTATCATCATTTGCCATTGACAGAAGCCTAAGCCATTGCTTGAAGACACTACAGTACCCAACCATAAGCCAGAAGGTATTTGGACTTTTCAGGGTAGTATCTTCTTAATGATCTTCGAACTTGATACTCTGCAATCAAATTTGTGTTGGATTGATGCTTCTCAGTCATTCAAAAGTTAGGTGGAAAGTTTTACAAATTTGATGGATGCCTAACCATCATTTGGACAGAGGCATGCCCTTTTGTAACTAAAACAAGATGGAAGGAGCAAAGAATAAGAGAAATGAGAAAAAGGTAGGCAAAGCAGCATCAAAGATCTCTGAGTATTCAGGGAAAATGCACATCGGATATTCATTACTCTAAACATCCAGTGGCAATCCTATAAAATGAGTTCTACATTTCTACCAATGTTGCCTCACATATACTGTTGCTTTGATTCACATTTGTTCTGCTAGTCAAGAATATGAATATGGTCCTGACTTCATTTGCTCAATAGAAATGAACACACTTTGAGAAGTATATTCAGTTGCTTGTTTTTAAATGTCGCATTATTTATGTGAATCAAAACTCCTGCCATGCTTTTGTTTGGTAAATATATGTTCTGAATGGTGGGCCCTTTTGCTGTTTGCATAAAATATTTCTGGTGAGGTGTCTGAACCATTGCTTATGATTTGATAAGTATTTTTGCAAGTACATAATTAGTACTTGTTAAATAGCTTCAGACTTAGAAGGTACTTGATTCGATGTTTCTTGATTGGTAAAATTATGAGCGGCCTCACTTAGTGGACACGCGGATGAGAATTTCAAGACTCCTCTAAGTTGTTTTATGTGTGAGCAGGTTGGTTGGTGGGTGGGCTACTCAAAGGACACTGATGATCCCTTTGGCACACTAGTACGCATTACACCTGGTATGGGCAGATTTGTTGGCAGGAGTTACAGTCCCAGGTAAGAGACCTTGTGTAAAGATTAATGTTTAAAATACTTGAGTGCATTCGTAACTAATGTTTTCTGCAGACAGTTGGTCACTGCATCTCCAGGGACTCCACTGTTCGAAATTTTTGTGGTCAAAGATTCAGATGAAACATATGTTATGCAGGTAAAGCTTAAGTGCTCCTTTGGACGGTAGcttttttttgaagttaatcATTTTCAAATTTATCTGTCTTGATGATGAACAGTTAGTCAGTATACCTACACATTCTCAGAATTTTGATCCTGGAATTTCATCTTTAAGAAAATTGATTACACGTGAAATATTTTCGAACTGTTGCAAAAGGTGATTTGATCGATAAATGTTTTCAACCTTAAACTAAAAATGTGAACTCATCAGCACATT
Protein-coding regions in this window:
- the LOC120016135 gene encoding polyamine oxidase 1-like codes for the protein MRVLAIILALFFHFIAPDASAAEPSVIIVGAGISGILAAKTLHDAGVRDFLILEGTDRIGGRMCKGQFSGHTIELGANWLFSGGPKPNILVDIGKEIKLKTFYSDYENISSNTYKQEGGLYPKNLVEEIVNVGAAEAEFCANFSRRLSSLPGQDVDMSILAAQRLYSNKVPTTPLEMVIDFYYNDYEDAEPPKDTSLKHTYPRGESEDFGEDTYFVADPRGFESVVHYFANKFLLNENGVITDPRLKLNKVVREIEYTKTGVTMKIEDGSVYKSKYAILSVSLGVLQSDLISFKPTLPVWKKVAISDFNMAVYTKIFLKFPYTFWPIGPGTEFFLYAHENRGYYPIWQHLENEIPGSNILFVTVTNVESKRIEQQSDNETLAEIMAVLKKMFGNDIPYPEDILVPRWWSHRLYRGTYANWPSRFNEKSHDQLGAPIGPIYFTGEYLSSEYIGYVSGAYLEGIRTANDVINCIKKKSCRGFKTLQTAPKVQMGRKAYGPK